The DNA segment CTGAAAATAATCTTTGATATTGGGCTGAATATCTCCGTCAATAAAAACTCTTTGGTCTTGGTAGGATAAGGAAAAGCCGCTTAGATGTAGATTCCCCTTGTTGATTGTCAGTAAATTATTTTGGGAAAAACTCCACCAAGAAGTTCCGACCTTTACATAAGAATCAGCCGAATCTAATACGGCAAACATTCCTTGTGGTGTAAAGTCTGCGGCTCCATTTAGGCGAAATTCGTTTTTAAGTGCCGGCTGATGAGCGGTTAATTGATACCGGATATGTTCATTTTCCCACCGTAATTGGTGCTGAATATTGGTAAAAGACAAATCCGGCACAGGCATTACTTTATCTGCCGAAGTGTGGCTTCTTACCTGAAATGAGTTTTTCCAAATATCTTTTTCTATCCGAAGGTCTAACTGGGCGTATTCTATACCAACTCCAGCTATTGCCATTGAATCAGAAAATAGGTTCAATTCTAATTTATATTTATCAGAAACTTTAAAAAATACCTGTAAATGAGAACCCTGCTTGATGCTGTATTTTGTGTTTAAAAAAGTGAATAGTTGATTCACTTTGGTGGCTTCTACGTCAATAAATAGCTCTACGGAATCTTGCAATGGCTTTTTCTGGGCATAATATGTGGCTATTTCTTCGGGGTTGTTTCGTAAAAACAACTCTGTTTCGGTAATTAAATTCTGTATTTGATTATAGAGGTGGGCATAAGTAAAGCGGCCATTTAGTTTGATGTTAAAAGTGCCGCTGGTAAGTTCAAATTGTTTGCGTTCTTTGGTGTTTTCTAATGTATGAACAATGATATTTTTGAATAGAAATTCTTGTTTTGTTCGGGTGTTGAGCAGTGTTGAGTTAAAAAACTTGAGGTCTCCATTTAGCTTATCTAAGGAGTCTCCGTATAAGTCTAAGTTAATGATAGACGTAAGCAGCAAGCTATCTGCAATGAGTTCATAGTGGTTTAGATTAACTTTGTTGATGTCGCCGAGCAGCTTGTAGTGTGGGATAGGTTGTCTATAATCAATTTCTAAGTGTGTGTTAAACGAGCCTTCGTGGTCTATTACGAGTAGGTTTCCGGTTATTAGTTTTTGGTCAAAGATAATGGAGCCGGCAATGCTGTCTATGCTGTGTTTTCGGAAGTTTGAGCGGGTTGCGAAAAAGTCTGCTTTAAGGTTAGCTTTCTCGTCAAAGCCACTTCCGCTGACCGAACCTTTAAAGTTTAGGCGGTTGCAGATATTTTTAGTACCGAGCAAAGAATCCAGATTCAAGTCGCTGGTTTCTAACCAACCCTTGTATTGGATTGGCTCTTTAGCCGGAATTTTTAGGTTAATATTAGAAACAAACGCTCCTAATGGAGAAATAAATTTTCCGTCTGCTACAAAGTCATTTACAAAGCCACTGAAACGAGCATCAATTTTAGTGCGCCCTAAATTGTTGGCAACTTCCGAAAAAGTTACCGTAGGTAATAGCGATATTAAATCTTGATTACTCACATAACTATCTGATAAATCGGCTATTATGTATAAATTTGGGGAGGAAAAGTCTCTGATAGAAACATCGGCGTTCAGATACGTATCTTTCCCATAATGAATTTCAAGGTTTTTGGTGCGAATTTTATGTAAATTCATAGACACATCTCCCTTAAACTGCACCAACCCTTTCAGCGGAATTGAATCTACGGGTATAAAATGATTAATTTCGTGAAAATCAACCCAAGACTCCCTGAAATGAATGCGATAATCTTTGGGATCTTGCCCGGTAAATAAGTCTTTTAGGTTTTCATCTGAAAGAACTGCGTCAAAGTTTAATAAAGAATTGCCTAATTTTATTCTTGTGTTGTGTAAATGTATATTTGGCTGCTTGGTAAATGATACATCCGGAAAAGTTTTGCGCATATGAGCAAAATGATGCATCCCTTGCGAAAAATCTGCATAAAATTGAGTACGGAATGAGTCTATGTGAAAACAGGTTGCAGGCTGGCGCAAAGAAAGTTGCTTAATATTACTGCTCAAAAACTCACCAGCTTTAAATTGTAAGCCTAAGTCAATATTCACAGAATCTACCTGAATATTAAAATAGTTCATGTGGCTTGAACTTAGCACTAAGTTTCGGGGCGGCTCTAAGGAATCTGTATAGGAAAAAGTAAAATTTCGGATAGCTATATTGGGAAAGTTTAAGGCCACCGGCCTTGACGGAGTTGTGTCTTTGGGGCTATCTGAGCGAAATAAAAAATCAATATTGATACGATTATCAGCCGTCCTTTCATAAAGGTGCAGTTCGCCGTCATCTAAAACTACCCGCGAAATAGCTAAGCTCCGTACTAACTGCTTAGAATCAAGCCATTCATACCAAGGAAAATCTATCAGGCTTAAAGACAATCTTTTGGCTACTATCATAGCCGCATTATTTTGGTCTCTGATAACGACCTGCTCTAAAACCAAATAATCCGGAAACGCTAATGCTATCTGCTTAACCTCAACCGGAGTGCCAATAGCTTGGGATACTGATTGCCTGATGATGGGGAGCAGAAAATTTTGTACCGCAGGTACTCTGACTAACACAAACGCAGTAGTAATCAACAAGATAACGCATACTCCGAATATAATAAATATCTTACGAAAAAATAATTTGGTATGCCTAATCAAGATAACTCTCCTTTGAAACTACTAACAGTATATTTCTTCAATATATCTTATTTTTCACTTTTTCTTACATTCAGCGCACT comes from the Bacteroidia bacterium genome and includes:
- a CDS encoding translocation/assembly module TamB domain-containing protein, which translates into the protein MLVRVPAVQNFLLPIIRQSVSQAIGTPVEVKQIALAFPDYLVLEQVVIRDQNNAAMIVAKRLSLSLIDFPWYEWLDSKQLVRSLAISRVVLDDGELHLYERTADNRINIDFLFRSDSPKDTTPSRPVALNFPNIAIRNFTFSYTDSLEPPRNLVLSSSHMNYFNIQVDSVNIDLGLQFKAGEFLSSNIKQLSLRQPATCFHIDSFRTQFYADFSQGMHHFAHMRKTFPDVSFTKQPNIHLHNTRIKLGNSLLNFDAVLSDENLKDLFTGQDPKDYRIHFRESWVDFHEINHFIPVDSIPLKGLVQFKGDVSMNLHKIRTKNLEIHYGKDTYLNADVSIRDFSSPNLYIIADLSDSYVSNQDLISLLPTVTFSEVANNLGRTKIDARFSGFVNDFVADGKFISPLGAFVSNINLKIPAKEPIQYKGWLETSDLNLDSLLGTKNICNRLNFKGSVSGSGFDEKANLKADFFATRSNFRKHSIDSIAGSIIFDQKLITGNLLVIDHEGSFNTHLEIDYRQPIPHYKLLGDINKVNLNHYELIADSLLLTSIINLDLYGDSLDKLNGDLKFFNSTLLNTRTKQEFLFKNIIVHTLENTKERKQFELTSGTFNIKLNGRFTYAHLYNQIQNLITETELFLRNNPEEIATYYAQKKPLQDSVELFIDVEATKVNQLFTFLNTKYSIKQGSHLQVFFKVSDKYKLELNLFSDSMAIAGVGIEYAQLDLRIEKDIWKNSFQVRSHTSADKVMPVPDLSFTNIQHQLRWENEHIRYQLTAHQPALKNEFRLNGAADFTPQGMFAVLDSADSYVKVGTSWWSFSQNNLLTINKGNLHLSGFSLSYQDQRVFIDGDIQPNIKDYFQITFQNVSLAIINKIYPVGLGVYGSVNLVVTIQQLFSDPLIVFNGRVNQFQYGRLKYGDIVVKSDWNNVQNRLALSSWLLRQQDTLIGLSGFYNPKSNNNSLDFQLSTHNLPLKLAQPFIEEYVYDLNGKVFIKSLHVGGTLTDPNIEGNGNFSGVNFGLNYFKAKYHFDGLIQFTKNAIIFPELILKDYQGHQAKLNGYIYHSGLKRFRLDLQFSEIKDFTLMNTTAKDNELFYGRAIIREGVAALTGTPEQLEILADVVAGKGTEINIPISEYNQGSRLDFVYFKGSVNDSALKQNQKRLTGISLNLSLEINSESTVNIIFDEKIGDVIKGKGNGDITLTLNREGDFNMFGQYEIEQGEYLFTAQNVLMKKFVLEPGGLITWNGNPYDAQLNINAEYWVNASIQQLDTTVSAANKIPIKVAMHIHGSLFSPHIELSILMPNLNQQDTYKLLSILKNIENDAQELNRQVFSLLFFGRFAPTNSFFGDGGAKQGVSSSLSELISSQLNNWLGQAMDEKIGLAITSSNFNDLNLALKARLFNDRVSVERYGAIVNSASRDLSVGNINILIRILPKSMSDSINPQKGNTGTLVVEIFTRESVGLSNAVVSINRGVGIFYKKDFDKIAQLFSTNRKRKKNQPKFTD